The following proteins are co-located in the Paralichthys olivaceus isolate ysfri-2021 chromosome 2, ASM2471397v2, whole genome shotgun sequence genome:
- the st3gal8 gene encoding ST3 beta-galactoside alpha-2,3-sialyltransferase 8, which yields MLLRRKLCVALLIAAILFLMLASQTIQRRHFLPLSLSLPTFQAMHASSETVVDFAAPPADLNPDPPVTPPPPRNPPPKSKEEPAVDSQKVPRSCGCSESCISDPGASGWFSQRYDVKQQPVLHDANDNLDPEALKWWLGLQRSGNSRTLQEVISEMFKVISPPTVDFKPLPSLCRSCAVVGNSGNLRQSGHGNLINSHNSVIRMNKAVTRGFEKDVGNRTTHHLLYPESAVDMAQGESLVLLPFKLRDLEWLTSALSTGQVKMTYMRVKERVEADKDKVLVMNPVFFKYIHDHWTEHNGRYPSTGMLAIIFALHTCDQVSVFGYGADKLGNWHHYWEENRDAGAFRKTGVHSADFEIQVIHQLAKEGKIRLHQ from the exons ATGTTGCTGAGGAGGAAGCTGTGCGTTGCTTTGCTGATCGCCgccatcctcttcctcatgcTGGCCAGTCAGACCATCCAGAGGAgacacttcctgcctctgtctttgtctctgcccACCTTCCAGGCCATGCACGCCAGCTCGGAGACAG tGGTTGACTTTGCAGCGCCTCCTGCTGACCTGAACCCTGACCCACCAGTGACACCCCCTCCTCCCAGAAACCCCCCACCTAAGTCCAAGGAGGAGCCTGCAGTCGACTCCCAGAAAGTCCCGAG gTCCTGTGGTTGTTCTGAGTCCTGTATTTCAGACCCCGGGGCGTCGGGCTGGTTCAGCCAGCGCTACGATGTGAAACAACAGCCGGTCCTCCATGACGCCAACGACAACCTGGACCCGGAGGCGCTCAAATGGTGGCTG GGTCTTCAACGGTCTGGTAACTCCCGAACTCTACAGGAAGTGATATCAGAGATGTTCAAGGTCATTTCTCCACCCACCGTGGACTTCAAGCCCCTCCCCTCACTCTGCCGTAGTTGTGCGGTGGTCGGCAACTCTGGCAACCTGCGACAGTCCGGACACGGCAACCTGATCAACTCCCACAACTCTGTGATCCG gATGAACAAGGCAGTGACTCGAGGGTTCGAGAAAGATGTTGGGAATCGGACGACGCATCACCTCCTGTACCCAGAGAGCGCGGTGGACATGGCGCAAGGAGAGAGCCTCGTCCTGCTGCCGTTTAAACTGAGAGACCTCGAGTGGCTGACCAGCGCCTTGTCCACCGGCCAGGTCAAAAT gacCTACATGAGGGTTAAAGAAAGAGTGGAGGCTGATAAAGACAAG gttCTGGTGATGAACCCGGTGTTCTTTAAATACATCCACGATCACTGGACCGAGCATAACGGTCGTTACCCCTCCACGGGGATGCTGGCCATCATCTTCGCTCTGCACACCTGTGACCAG GTGTCAGTGTTTGGTTATGGTGCAGACAAACTGGGGAACTGGCATCACTACTGGGAAGAGAACCGTGATGCTGGAGCCTTCAGGAAGACCGGCGTCCACAGCGCCGACTTCGAGATCCAGGTCATTCACCAGCTCGCCAAGGAAGGAAAGATCCGTCTGCACCAGTGA
- the LOC109635345 gene encoding protein SSUH2 homolog, whose protein sequence is MNSAAMYPPLNAPQANMFSNVPGYEGTVAGGGGYVPPPMPLQPVAPPQPGPVPDNWCIPSLDENVAREAFKNFASSNCCYSDGPAKDGVITSMEPLNTFRYRLETFTESRSTEWAHKPHEGEPADFYTQTAPQPWEVPAVAPSLFTDHKQEIRVPYTSSIKDCHDCHCSGTMPCEECQGKGHKVCWACNGNGETCATCNNTGQKSCGECDGRGTKNCTTCNGKRQLLTFIELKVEWTNHVEDHLVEQSGGLKVDDLRSVSGKELFKNNQYLLYPLLGFPNPAIAEASDRLIKDHQSKYSQNSRILQQRQTVELIPITKVNYKWEDDSHIYFVYGNENQVSADNYPATCCCVIL, encoded by the exons ATGAACAGTGCAG CTATGTATCCCCCTCTCAACGCCCCCCAAGCCAACATGTTCAGCAACGTGCCTGGCTATGAGGGCACAGTGGCAGGAGGAG GTGGTTATGTGCCCCCTCCCATGCCCTTGCAGCCTGTGGCCCCTCCACAACCCGGCCCTGTACCCGACAACTGGTG cATCCCATCTCTGGATGAGAATGTGGCTCGTGAGGCGTTCAAGAACTTTGCATCGTCTAATTGCTGCTACAGTGATGGTCCGGCCAAAGATGGAGTGATCACCAGCATGGAGCCGTTGAACACCTTCAGG TACCGGCTGGAGACATTCACTGAGTCCAGGTCGACTGAGTGGGCCCACAAACCTCAcgaag GTGAGCCGGCTGACTTCTACACCCAGACCGCCCCCCAGCCCTGGGAGGTCCCGGCCGTGGCCCCCAGCCTCTTCACCGATCACAAGCAGGAGATTCGGGTGCCCTACACCTCATCCATCAAG gACTGCCATGACTGCCACTGCTCAGGGACCATGCCCTGTGAGGAGTGCCAAGGAAAAGGACAT aaagTGTGCTGGGCGTGTAATGGCAATGGTGAGACCTGCGCTACCTGTAACAATACTGGCCAAAAGAG ttgTGGAGAGTGTGATGGTCGTGGCACAAAGAACTGCACAACCTGTAATGGAAAACGACAACTGCTGACATTCATCGAGCTCAAGGTGGAGTG gACTAATCATGTAGAGGACCATTTGGTCGAGCAGAGCGGTGGTCTGAAGGTCGATGATCTTCGTTCAGTTAGCGGGAAGGAGCTGTTCAAGAACAACCAGTACctg CTCTACCCACTGCTCGGGTTCCCAAACCCGGCCATCGCTGAGGCCTCCGATCGCCTGATCAAAGATCATCAGAGCAAGTACAGCCAGAACTCCAGGATCCTGCAGCAG AGGCAGACGGTCGAGTTGATCCCCATCACCAAGGTGAACTATAAGTGGGAAGACGACTCTCACATCTACTTTGTCTACGGCAACGAAAACCAAGTCAGCGCCGACAACTACCCAGCgacctgctgctgtgtcatcctgtag